In one Nocardioides sp. NBC_00368 genomic region, the following are encoded:
- a CDS encoding NRAMP family divalent metal transporter, with protein sequence MTDTTSAERAKSFARSRRGPILGAIFLMATSAIGPGFITQTATFTAQLGAAFAFAILASILIDFALQMNVWRLITVSGKRAGDLANEAVPFSGHVLATLIVIGGLAFNIGNIAGAGLGLNALLGLDPKVGGLLSALLAIGIFMYKRAGRVVDVVVLALGLLMIGLTLFVAIASQPPVGDALRQTFAPDTLNFATITTIVGGTVGGYITYAGAHRYLDSGLVGAEHVPAVHRASMSGILVTGIMRYVLFLAILGVVASGVTLDFSSQAANPAGQAFGAVLGDAGIRIFGAIFWAAAITSVIGAAYTSATFISTFSKKLGSGWPLQVATVAFILVSLVLYLLIGAAPAAILVFVGGFNGLILPIGMTIFMYVGWFRQRDVLHGYRYPVWLLALGTLATLLSWYMGIVSIGPIFAFIGIGA encoded by the coding sequence ATGACTGACACGACCAGCGCCGAGCGTGCGAAGAGCTTCGCCCGCTCCCGCCGAGGACCGATCCTCGGCGCCATCTTCCTGATGGCCACCTCGGCCATCGGCCCCGGTTTCATCACCCAGACCGCGACGTTCACCGCCCAGCTCGGTGCGGCGTTCGCGTTCGCGATCCTGGCCTCGATCCTGATCGACTTCGCGCTGCAGATGAACGTGTGGCGCCTGATCACCGTCTCGGGCAAGCGGGCCGGGGACCTGGCCAACGAGGCGGTGCCGTTCTCGGGACACGTGCTCGCGACGCTGATCGTGATCGGCGGCTTGGCGTTCAACATCGGCAACATCGCCGGCGCCGGCCTGGGCCTGAACGCGCTGCTGGGCCTCGACCCGAAGGTCGGCGGACTGCTCTCGGCGCTGCTCGCGATCGGCATCTTCATGTACAAGCGGGCCGGCCGCGTCGTCGACGTGGTCGTGCTCGCACTCGGCCTGCTGATGATCGGCCTCACCCTCTTCGTCGCGATCGCGTCGCAGCCTCCTGTCGGCGACGCGCTGCGCCAGACCTTCGCGCCCGACACCCTCAACTTCGCGACCATCACCACGATCGTGGGCGGCACCGTCGGCGGCTACATCACCTACGCGGGAGCCCACCGCTACCTCGACTCCGGCCTGGTCGGCGCCGAGCACGTGCCGGCCGTCCACCGTGCCTCGATGAGCGGCATCCTCGTCACCGGGATCATGCGCTACGTACTCTTCCTGGCGATCCTCGGCGTCGTGGCCTCCGGTGTCACCCTCGACTTCTCGAGCCAGGCGGCCAACCCGGCCGGTCAGGCCTTCGGCGCCGTGCTCGGCGACGCGGGCATCCGTATCTTCGGTGCGATCTTCTGGGCCGCGGCGATCACGTCGGTCATCGGCGCCGCGTACACCTCGGCCACCTTCATCTCGACCTTCTCCAAGAAGCTGGGATCGGGGTGGCCGCTGCAGGTCGCGACGGTCGCCTTCATCCTGGTCTCCCTCGTCCTCTACCTGCTGATCGGTGCGGCGCCCGCGGCCATCCTGGTCTTCGTCGGCGGCTTCAACGGTCTGATCCTCCCGATCGGCATGACGATCTTCATGTACGTCGGCTGGTTCCGTCAGCGCGACGTCCTGCAC
- a CDS encoding GntR family transcriptional regulator, whose protein sequence is MPDVEDTLTNALRRRIIDGEFAPGTRLSEISLAEKLGVSRNTLREAFRVLAEQGLIEHIPHRGVSVASPGVADVVDIYRARRYVEPAALAAGSPLHPAVAAMREAVELGETSLEARDWRTVGTANMAFHDAIVALADSPRLERLFRDIAAELRLAFLEIDNPEALHAPFVTRNRSLLETFLEQGGPAAAEELRDYLILSEQTVLGAFTRLRRG, encoded by the coding sequence ATGCCCGATGTCGAGGACACCCTGACGAACGCCCTGCGCCGGCGGATCATCGACGGCGAGTTCGCGCCCGGCACCCGGCTGTCGGAGATCTCCCTCGCCGAGAAGCTCGGCGTCTCGCGCAACACGCTCCGCGAGGCGTTCCGGGTGCTCGCGGAGCAGGGGCTCATCGAGCACATCCCCCACCGCGGGGTCTCGGTCGCCTCCCCCGGCGTGGCGGACGTCGTCGACATCTACCGCGCGCGCCGCTACGTCGAGCCGGCCGCCCTGGCCGCGGGCTCCCCGCTGCACCCGGCGGTGGCCGCGATGCGAGAGGCCGTGGAACTGGGCGAGACCAGCCTCGAAGCACGCGACTGGCGCACCGTCGGCACCGCCAACATGGCGTTCCACGACGCCATCGTCGCCCTCGCCGACAGCCCGCGTCTGGAGCGGCTCTTCCGCGACATCGCCGCCGAGCTGCGGCTCGCGTTCCTCGAGATCGACAACCCCGAGGCCCTGCACGCGCCGTTCGTGACACGCAACCGCTCCCTGCTCGAGACCTTCCTCGAGCAGGGAGGACCTGCGGCCGCTGAGGAGCTGCGCGACTACCTCATCCTCTCCGAGCAGACCGTGCTCGGAGCGTTCACGCGACTGCGCCGCGGCTAG